From Montipora foliosa isolate CH-2021 chromosome 6, ASM3666993v2, whole genome shotgun sequence, a single genomic window includes:
- the LOC138005760 gene encoding uncharacterized protein: MSAGSESDLTNMFLTQTSAADYVALCRLDVFDLQDHPVGDQDLVFQEFKEQLTRNPGGWYETGLLWKGNHSPLPNNKHGSLKRVENLVRKLEKQPGMLQKYDGIIQDQLSQGIVERVHSEPQGKEFYIPHKAVIRETAESTKIRIVYDESARANEKAPSLNDCLETGPPLQNKLWSVLVRNRFQLVGLAGDLKQAFLQVRIREEDRDVMLFHWLKDLETKHVTKHVRFVLVAILTWGCDRSAPKKSSEHLPKGNRRNPTKPPRGRLNQRR; this comes from the coding sequence ATGTCAGCTGGAAGTGAATCCGACCTCACAAACATGTTCCTGACCCAAACCTCTGCGGCTGACTATGTAGCCTTGTGTAGACTCGATGTGTTTGACCTACAGGACCATCCAGTTGGCGACCAAGATCTCGTCTTCCAAGAATTCAAGGAGCAACTAACAAGAAACCCGGGAGGGTGGTACGAAACCGGCCTCCTTTGGAAGGGAAATCATTCACCCCTGCCTAACAACAAACATGGCAGCCTGAAACGAGTAGAGAACCTTgtaaggaaactggagaaacagCCAGGCATGTTACAGAAGTATGACGGGATCATTCAAGATCAGTTATCTCAAGGAATAGTCGAACGAGTGCACAGTGAACCACAAGGGAAGGAGTTTTACATCCCGCACAAGGCCGTGATTCGAGAGACCGCGGAGAGCACGAAGATTCGAATCGTCTACGATGAGTCCGCCCGAGCAAATGAGAAAGCACCATCTCTCAATGACTGCCTGGAGACTGGGCCACCATtgcaaaacaaactttggaGCGTACTCGTGAGAAACCGGTTCCAACTTGTGGGCCTAGCAGGGGACCTGAAGCAAGCTTTTCTACAAGTCAGAATCCGGGAGGAAGACAGGGACGTGATGCTATTTCACTGGCTCAAGGACCTAGAAACCAAACACGTCACCAAACACGTTCGGTTTGTCCTCGTCGCCATTCTTACTTGGGGGTGTGATCGATCAGCACCTAAAAAATCTTCAGAACATCTACCCAAGGGAAATAGAAGAAATCCGACGAAGCCTCCACGTGGACGACTTAATCAGCGGCGATAA
- the LOC138005761 gene encoding uncharacterized protein codes for MEERPTTHQNENQSYAKDHLGVKQGETELLGVPWDKREDTVQTSFPDPITKATKREVLGKIAKIYDPLGLPSSITLEGKFLYRAVCEARIPWDQELPQELEIGWQAWENSLTDKVEVARSIAQHQEEITSINHHAFGDSSSQGVSAAVYAVTYQPTVVSQGLVTAKSRLAKKGLAIPKLELVLGHMAANLVDNVKEALQGFPVESVYCLLDSSVALHWIKGGRDYKQFVSNRVWKIREKK; via the coding sequence ATGGAAGAACGACCCACTACCCATCAAAATGAAAACCAGAGCTACGCCAAGGACCATTTAGGAGTCAAGCAAGGAGAAACGGAGCTGCTTGGTGTACCATGGGACAAACGAGAGGATACAGTACAAACCAGTTTCCCTGACCCGATCACGAAAGCAACTAAGAGAGAAGTCCTCGGAAAGATCGCCAAGATCTACGATCCCCTCGGTCTACCATCATCAATCACTCTGGAagggaaatttctttacagAGCAGTGTGTGAAGCTCGAATCCCATGGGACCAAGAGCTACCCCAGGAACTCGAGATAGGTTGGCAAGCCTGGGAGAACAGCCTTACAGACAAGGTAGAAGTAGCAAGAAGCATTGCCCAGCACCAGGAAGAAATCACTAGCATCAACCATCATGCCTTTGGCGACTCGAGCAGCCAGGGCGTGTCAGCTGCAGTTTACGCCGTCACATATCAACCGACGGTGGTATCACAAGGACTCGTCACAGCAAAGTCCAGACTGGCGAAGAAAGGACTTGCGATACCAAAACTCGAACTAGTGTTGGGGCACATGGCAGCAAATCTTGTGGATAACGTTAAAGAAGCACTGCAAGGTTTCCCAGTTGAAAGTGTTTATTGTTTGCTCGATAGCAGCGTCGCTCTTCACTGGATCAAGGGAGGCAGAGACTACAAGCAATTTGTTAGTAACCGAGTGTGGAAAATCCGAGAGAAGAAGTAA
- the LOC138005762 gene encoding uncharacterized protein, with protein MKLNLQQNRDGIFEFRGRIQGHYPIYLPDDGVFIGKLVTYFLTQTLHGRVSLTMVKVRETYWIPTLRQLVKRLIKRCYGCKRFHVSAFASPPPGYLPIDRTEGTSLFQVVGIDYAGPVKYRDGRNKEGKVYIVLYACSLSRALYLELTKIIETEEYISSLKRFIARKGPPEKIYSDNGRTIVAAAKWLRNVMEDERRHDYLAKMNIKWQLNLSRSPWWGGQFERMVGIVKQAFNKSGTLTWAELQDVLLEVEVALNNRPLSYVEIEVQLPLLTPDMFQFGPPNLLELLGLLL; from the coding sequence ATGAAACTGAACCTCCAGCAGAACAGGGATGGGATATTCGAGTTCCGAGGACGTATTCAAGGACACTACCCAATTTACCTACCTGACGATGGCGTGTTTATTGGAAAATTAGTGACATACTTCCTCACCCAGACCCTACATGGGAGAGTTAGTTTGACCATGGTTAAAGTACGCGAAACTTATTGGATACCTACGTTGCGTCAGCTTGTTAAACGCCTTATCAAGCGTTGTTATGGATGCAAAAGATTTCATGTATCAGCATTCGCCAGTCCTCCTCCAGGCTACCTGCCTATAGATAGGACAGAGGGAACCTCGCTCTTCCAGGTTGTTGGAATAGACTACGCCGGACCAGTCAAGTACCGTGATGGCAGAAATAAAGAAGGGAAAGTGTACATAGTCCTTTATGCCTGTAGCCTGTCCCGGGCCTTGTACCTCGAACTGACAAAGATCATAGAGACCGAAGAGTATATCAGTTCCTTGAAGCGGTTCATAGCAAGAAAAGGTCCCCCTGAAAAAATCTACTCAGATAATGGCAGGACCATCGTGGCTGCTGCGAAGTGGTTACGGAATGTGATGGAAGACGAGCGCCGCCATGACTACCTTGCCAAGATGAACATCAAATGGCAGTTGAATCTCAGTAGATCTCCATGGTGGGGTGGGCAATTCGAACGCATGGTCGGAATTGTCAAGCAAGCCTTCAACAAGTCTGGAACTCTCACCTGGGCAGAACTGCAGGACGTGCTGCTGGAAGTGGAAGTCGCGCTGAACAATCGTCCTCTGAGTTATGTGGAAATAGAGGTGCAGCTTCCTTTGTTGACCCCGGATATGTTCCAGTTCGGACCCCCTAACTTACTtgagctacttgggctactactttag
- the LOC138005763 gene encoding integrase/recombinase xerD homolog, with translation MRPTVLASRATGTSLNYSRIFNRWMSFATEVLSIVAVFPVEPFHCALFLQYSLDSTKSVSTINCAFYAFKWLHDLAGVGSPTSHPTVVAVKEGAIRLSSCPVKHRKEPLEAEHLRQLIERTDLNNLLQLRNLVMFVLAFSGFLRFSELSLIRAEGVKFSNGFISVFIEKSKADQLREGQSVVIAESGSSLCPVTLLKLYMNSSHLSLDSDEYIFRPISASNSCKRLVSVKKPIGYSTGNLSRNLFVTLCQILLPLVLTPQDQVDLLLLRILEFLKDISSDMAVGIQFQTL, from the coding sequence ATGAGGCCCACAGTTCTCGCATCCAGGGCCACTGGTACTTCCCTAAATTACTCGAGGATTTTTAACAGATGGATGTCTTTTGCCACAGAAGTCCTGAGTATCGTTGCCGTGTTTCCTGTTGAGCCCTTCCATTGTGCTTTGTTTCTTCAGTATTCGCTCGATTCAACCAAGTCCGTTTCTACTATCAACTGCGCGTTCTACGCCTTCAAGTGGTTGCATGATCTTGCTGGTGTCGGTTCCCCCACTTCTCATCCTACAGTGGTAGCAGTTAAAGAAGGTGCGATCCGCCTTTCCTCGTGTCCCGTCAAGCATCGAAAAGAGCCCCTCGAGGCAGAGCATCTAAGGCAATTAATAGAAAGAACTGATCTGAATAATCTCTTGCAGCTCCGTAATTTAGTAATGTTTGTTTTAGCTTTTTCTGGCTTCCTTAGGTTTTCTGAGTTATCTCTTATTCGTGCTGAAGGTGTAAAGTTTAGTAATGGctttatttctgttttcatcgaaaagagcaaggctgatcAGTTAAGAGAAGGTCAGTCAGTGGTAATCGCTGAGTCTGGTTCCAGTTTGTGCCCTGTGACCTTGTTAAAATTATACATGAATTCTTCCCATCTTTCATTGGATTCTGATGAGTACATTTTTAGGCCTATTTCCGCTTCTAATAGTTGTAAACGTTTGGTTTCCGTTAAAAAGCCTATAGGCTATTCTACAGGCAATCTTTCAAGAAACCTTTTCGTGACATTGTGCCAGATATTACTACCTTTAGTACTCACTCCGCAAGATCAGGTGGATCTACTTCTGCTGCGAATTCTGGAATTCCTGAAAGACATTTCCAGCGACATGGCCGTTGGGATTCAGTTTCAGACTCTTTAG
- the LOC138005764 gene encoding uncharacterized protein — MAAYHCCVPLCVNDSRKKNPKISFHNFPTDPKRRAEWIVKICRDPGDLFQVKPHTKVCSAHFTSTDFKRCLIGRKVLLQSAVPSVFSWTTDKHTRPSPAKRRYFETVSDQTSTDFCGEKDILKPPSGDHNYCLAQEKAEEVHSQLVAAKREIERLQKELGRAKSLSRFGLLRYSYNEEMINFYTGFPSWKLLEMFISLVKPCADKIKTWSQEQRNRVKQNKDIPVAVNHDTNYAFVSTLCTEDQLFLFLCKIKLGLFEQDLAERFQISISTVSRTLVTWTNYLYFLLGSLPIWPSREQVDKTMPRSFKDAFPTVRVIIDCTEIKVQTPSSLTLHSEFYSNYKSATTLKGLIGISPTGAVSFISALYTGSISDREITRRSGLVELLEPNDGVMADKGFTIEDILTPRNCTLNIPPFLREKPQFSAEDVKKTQQIAKLRIHVERAIRRAKEYHLFDSIVPLSLFSSINQLWTVCCILTNFKGPLF; from the exons ATGGCGGCGTATCATTGTTGCGTTCCGCTATGTGTCAATGATTCTCGGaagaaaaatccaaaaattTCTTTTCACAACTTTCCAACTGATCCGAAACGGCGTGCTGAATGGATAGTCAAGATTTGCAGAGACCCTGGAGACCTTTTtcag GTTAAACCTCACACAAAAGTCTGCTCAGCACATTTCACATCCACTGACTTTAAAAGATGTTTAATTGGAAGAAAGGTTTTGTTGCAATCTGCTGTTCCTTCAGTCTTCTCTTGGACAACAGACAAACACACACGGCCCTCTCCGGCTAAAAGAAGATATTTTGAGACAGTTTCTGATCAAACCTCGACAGATTTCTGTGGagaaaaagatattttaaagCCACCATCTGGAGATCACAATTACTGTCTTGCTCAAGAGAAAGCTGAAGAAGTTCATTCTCAACTGGTGGCTGCCAAGAGGGAAATTGAGAGGTTACAAAAAGAACTTGGAAGGGCCAAAAGTTTAAGTAGGTTTGGATTGTTGCGATACTCATACAATGaagaaatgatcaatttctaTACTGGCTTTCCTTCTTGGAAGCTGCttgaaatgtttatttctttgGTCAAGCCTTGTGCCGACAAAATTAAAACATGGTCACAAGAACAGCGGAATAGagttaaacaaaacaaagacatccCAGTTGCAGTGAACCATGATACAAATTATGCATTTGTTTCTACCCTTTGTACTGAGGatcaacttttcctttttctctgcAAAATCAAACTTGGTCTGTTTGAACAAGACTTGGCAGAGAGGTTTCAAATCTCGATTTCTACAGTAAGCAGAACTTTAGTCACATGGACaaattatctttatttcttACTGGGTTCCTTGCCCATTTGGCCAAGCAGGGAGCAAGTAGACAAGACCATGCCAAGGTCATTTAAAGATGCTTTTCCCACAGTTAGAGTGATAATTGACTGCACGGAAATTAAAGTACAGACACCGTCTTCTTTAACTCTACattctgaattttattcaaaCTACAAGAGTGCTACTACCTTAAAGGGTTTGATTGGTATCTCACCAACCGGAGCGGTATCTTTTATATCTGCCCTCTACACTGGATCTATAAGCGACCGGGAAATCACCCGAAGATCAGGGCTAGTTGAACTACTAGAACCAAATGATGGGGTAATGGCAGACAAAGGATTTACCATCGAGGATATCTTAACTCCAAGAAATTGCACATTAAACATCCCTCCATTCCTGAGAGAAAAACCCCAGTTTTCTGCAGAGGATGTGAAGAAAACACAACAAATCGCAAAGCTGAGAATACACGTGGAACGTGCCATACGTAGAGCAAAGGAATATCACTTATTTGACTCCATTGTTCCACTGTCTTTGTTTTCCTCGATTAACCAACTGTGGACAGTCTGCTGTATCCTAACAAACTTTAAAGGACCATTATTCTGA